Proteins found in one Triticum urartu cultivar G1812 chromosome 4, Tu2.1, whole genome shotgun sequence genomic segment:
- the LOC125551907 gene encoding uncharacterized protein LOC125551907 codes for MCGGRRRRRGGSDATAGEPGGWGFCAPALAFLALAAAAAVAFLEGTAGGVAYAGDGWFHECAKWDAEGGRFLVSTFFGAGVAEVRVGAGGEEALAERVVVADPEVTGRVALGLAVDAPRQRILVAYADRPPSFGYAAVGAYDLRSGRRLFLARLDGPGESSFADDVASDDDGNAYVTDILGNRIWKVSPDGEPLSVIKNATFRQRPGTMDNLIGLNGIVYHPNGYLLVVHTSGRDLFKVDPKTGAVSVVRVRGTLKSGDGLELISPTKLAVAGMPSRLVESSDDWETASVTGRYFGPVHRIGSSATVKDGDVYVNHIVGFGLGKKKTHVLAKAVFAPL; via the exons ATGTGCGGTGGCAGACGGCGCCGTCGCGGCGGCTCTGACGCGACGGCAGGAGAGCCCGGCGGGTGGGGTTTCTGCGCGCCAGCGCTCGCCTTCCTGGCCCTGGCGGCCGCTGCGGCGGTCGCGTTCCTGGAGGGCACCGCCGGCGGCGTCGCCTACGCCGGCGACGGGTGGTTCCACGAGTGCGCCAAGTGGGACGCCGAGGGCGGGAGGTTCCTGGTGTCCACCTTCTTCGGCGCCGGCGTGGCCGAGGTGCGCGTCGGGGCGGGGGGAGAAGAAGCCCTGGCGGAGCGGGTCGTGGTGGCGGACCCCGAGGTGACCGGGAGGGTGGCGCTGGGGCTCGCCGTGGACGCGCCCAGGCAGCGGATCCTCGTGGCCTACGCCGACCGGCCTCCGAGCTTCGGGTACGCCGCCGTGGGCGCGTACGATCTTCGCTCGGGGCGCCGCCTCTTCCTCGCCCGGCTCGACGGACCAG GCGAGTCCTCGTTCGCCGACGACGTGGCCTCGGACGACGACGGCAACGCGTACGTGACCGACATCCTGGGCAACAGGATCTGGAAGGTGAGCCCGGACGGCGAGCCGCTCTCAGTCATCAAGAACGCCACCTTCAGGCAGCGGCCCGGGACGATGGACAACCTCATCGGCCTCAACGGCATCGTCTACCACCCCAACGGCTACCTCCTCGTCGTCCACACCTCTGGCCGCGACCTCTTCAAGGTGGACCCCAAGACGGGGGCCGTGAGCGTCGTCAGGGTGCGGGGCACGCTCAAGAGCGGCGACGGTCTGGAGCTGATCTCGCCGACGAAGCTGGCCGTCGCCGGCATGCCGAGCAGGCTGGTCGAGAGCTCCGACGACTGGGAGACCGCGAGCGTCACGGGACGGTATTTCGGGCCGGTGCACCGGATTGGGTCGTCGGCGACGGTGAAGGACGGGGACGTGTACGTCAACCACATCGTCGGGTTCGGTCTCGGCAAGAAGAAGACGCACGTCCTCGCCAAGGCGGTGTTCGCGCCTCTGTAG